One Saccharomyces eubayanus strain FM1318 chromosome VIII, whole genome shotgun sequence genomic window carries:
- the RIM20 gene encoding Rim20p codes for MSELLGIPLKRTLEVDFVTELSKLIDATSFQTASFFQSDISKVAAARNNAITPDISDSGLDALKKYYAILLQLEKKFPNNQIEFKWFQTLSQKSHGCGQYSLQWEKLTIIYNIGCMYSLLALDSNSDSAESLKKSCLYFQNGAGCFKYVLDHQATLKTETVVDDSTAKALTSLMLAQAQECFWFKAVQDKHKDSLIAKLSQQIVDFYAESIRDSQKGKLIRNDWTNHLKAKKAYFDAVTYYRMALSFNEKKQFGSMVKALQTALKFVNESTLSSNAKFKTVIESALKEAQRDNDFIYLQQVPTELPTIQPASMVKPTPTVGLLPSIGDSELLFKDLIPIEVMDYCTAYNERQDKYIEQRVTNPLTSLNKLLKESMTTFQIPQEIKTISETELKQYQASLNNLQVNNKNIQSELDNITNILNEEALSDNQLRLKHGTLHWTLPESSTINAIYYDKLNKLKEYINQGSAIDKQTNVLFQTIDKALITSEIKLPVSNDPLTNKIKNVIQERSEHIEKTKRRSSEYRILPKIISSYKKSGTTDFEPIFIEHLKYFDEDLRYVDSTKQENMKLIHEIQFKEENTTNKNGVETKKMERTDPRELYIEDLKYSLRLLEEVKDNLNAGTTFYENLINSTNTFCNEVREFDETRRIEKTKLDESLILEGQ; via the coding sequence ATGAGTGAGCTTCTTGGTATTCCGCTCAAACGTACTTTAGAAGTTGATTTTGTCACAGAGCTGTCAAAACTAATCGATGCTACATCCTTTCAAACTGCATCCTTTTTCCAATCGGATATATCTAAAGTCGCTGCCGCAAGGAACAATGCCATAACTCCTGATATCTCAGATAGTGGACTCgatgctttgaaaaagtactACGCGATTCTGCTTCAATTGGAGAAGAAGTTCCCAAACAATCAGATTGAATTTAAATGGTTCCAAACATTATCACAGAAATCACATGGTTGTGGCCAGTATTCATTGCAATGGGAAAAATTAACCATCATTTATAACATTGGGTGCATGTATTCATTGTTGGCGTTGGATAGCAACAGCGATTCGGCAGAATccttaaaaaaatcatgcCTTTACTTCCAGAATGGCGCCGGGTGCTTTAAGTATGTACTGGACCATCAAGCAACTCTCAAGACAGAGACAGTAGTTGATGATTCGACAGCTAAAGCATTGACCTCATTAATGCTGGCACAAGCGCAGGAGTGTTTTTGGTTCAAAGCTGTACAAGATAAACATAAAGACTCCTTGATCGCAAAGTTATCACAACAAATCGTGGACTTTTATGCTGAATCCATAAGGGACTCCCAGAAAGGTAAACTCATCAGAAATGATTGGACCAATCACTTGAAGGCTAAGAAGGCCTATTTTGATGCAGTGACTTATTACAGAATGGCATTGTCTTTTAACGAAAAGAAGCAGTTCGGTAGCATGGTGAAAGCTTTGCAGACCGCACTAAAATTTGTTAATGAATCAACGTTATCTTCAAACGCGAAGTTCAAAACTGTGATTGAATCTGCTCTGAAAGAAGCTCAAAGGGACAATGATTTCATTTACTTGCAACAAGTTCCCACTGAGTTACCAACGATTCAACCGGCTTCTATGGTTAAACCAACTCCCACCGTAGGCTTATTACCATCCATCGGCGATAGCGAGCTGTTGTTCAAAGACCTAATTCCGATAGAGGTTATGGATTATTGTACGGCTTATAATGAAAGGCAAGATAAGTACATTGAACAACGTGTTACAAATCCTCTCACTTCGTTAAATAAATTACTCAAGGAGTCCATGACTACCTTCCAAATACCACAGGAAATTAAAACAATTAGCGAAACCGAACTAAAACAATACCAAGCGTCGCTCAATAATCTTCAAgtgaataataaaaatatacaaaGTGAATTAGATAACATAactaatattttgaatgaagAAGCCTTGAGTGATAACCAACTCCGACTAAAGCACGGGACTTTACATTGGACTTTACCCGAATCATCAACTATCAACGCAATATATTACGATAAATTGAATAAACTCAAAGAATACATCAATCAAGGTAGTGCGATTGACAAACAAACGAATGTGCTGTTTCAGACCATTGACAAAGCTTTGATAACATCGGAGATCAAATTACCGGTATCCAACGACCCCTTAAcaaataaaatcaaaaatgtcATACAGGAGAGAAGCGAGCATATTGAAAAGACGAAGCGTAGGTCTTCTGAATATAGAATACttccaaaaattatttcatcgtataaaaaaagtggCACAACAGACTTTGAACCCATTTTCATAGAACATTTGAAgtattttgatgaagatcTGAGATACGTTGATAGTACgaagcaagaaaatatgAAGTTGATCCATGAGATACAGTTTAAGGAGGAGAATacaacaaataaaaacgGTGtagaaaccaaaaaaatggaaagaacAGATCCCAGAGAGTTATATATTGAAGATCTGAAATATTCTCTACGGTTGCTCGAAGAGGTAAAAGATAATCTAAATGCCGGGACCACCTTTTATGAAAATTTAATCAACTCTACAAACACATTTTGCAATGAAGTACGAGAGTTTGATGagacaagaagaattgaGAAAACAAAGCTTGATGAAAGCCTCATACTTGAAGGGCAATAA
- the CAF20 gene encoding Caf20p: MKYTIDELFQLKPSVALEVNFDAVEFRAIIEKVKQLQQLKEEEFGTHHAGHFSRRRSSHHHGRPKVKHNKPKVTTDSDGWCTFEAKKKGSGDEDEEEGETTPTANVPAVTIAQETLKVKPNNKNISSNRPADARDIVADKPILGFNAFAALESEDEDDEA, translated from the coding sequence ATGAAGTATACTATTGACGAACTATTCCAATTGAAGCCAAGTGTTGCTTTAGAGGTTAATTTCGATGCGGTGGAATTCAGAGCCatcattgaaaaagttaAGCAATTGCAACAAttaaaagaggaagagtTTGGCACTCACCATGCTGGCCACTTCAGCCGTAGAAGATCTTCCCACCATCATGGTAGACCAAAGGTTAAGCACAACAAGCCTAAGGTGACCACCGATTCTGATGGCTGGTGCACATTTGAAGCTAAGAAGAAAGGCAGTGGagacgaagatgaggaagaagGTGAGACTACTCCAACCGCCAACGTACCAGCTGTCACTATTGCTCAAGAGACTTTGAAAGTCAAGCCAAACAATAAGAACATCTCTTCCAATAGACCTGCTGATGCCAGAGATATTGTTGCGGATAAACCAATTCTTGGTTTCAATGCATTTGCTGCTTTGGAaagtgaagatgaagacgatgaagcATGA
- the HEM4 gene encoding uroporphyrinogen-III synthase HEM4 — protein sequence MSSHKQTRVILLKNKTVPIDKYESECKCKAFEPVFIPLIKHTHVIEDFKGVLDSIPNYLETINYIIITSQRTVESLNESIIPTLTSQQKSTLFSKTVYTVGPATADFIKRSGFLDIRGGKDAGNGSVLADMIINDLTTDTVAQPPNELLFLVGEIRRDIIPKKLFGKGIKVREVVTYKTEDLDDNFVRFKNVVKSDDEDERSLNWVVVFSPQGTKEITQYLSVKGHLSNARIRIASIGPTTKKYLDDNNIASDVVSPKPDPKSLLDAIESYKRQ from the coding sequence ATGTCTAGCCACAAGCAAACCAGAGTGATACTACTTAAGAACAAAACCGTTCCCATTGACAAATACGAATCTGAGTGTAAGTGTAAGGCATTCGAGCCAGTATTTATACCACTAATTAAACATACCCATGTTATAGAAGATTTTAAAGGTGTTCTAGATAGCATTCCAAATTATTTGGAAACCATCAACTACATTATCATCACATCTCAAAGGACCGTAGAATCTCTCAATGAATCGATCATCCCTACTTTAACAAGCCAACAAAAGTCGACTTTATTTAGTAAAACGGTTTATACTGTGGGCCCGGCTACTGCTGATTTCATTAAAAGATCAGGTTTCTTAGATATTAGAGGTGGCAAAGATGCTGGTAACGGTTCTGTTCTCGCAGATATGATCATAAATGACCTAACTACAGATACCGTGGCTCAGCCACCTAATGAACTATTATTTCTCGTGGGCGAAATTAGGAGAGATATCATCCCAAAGAAGCTTTTTGGCAAAGGTATAAAAGTAAGAGAAGTAGTTACCTACAAAACTGAAGATTTAGATGATAATTTCGTTAGGTTTAAAAACGTTGTAAAATCGGATGATGAGGACGAGAGGTCTTTGAATTGGGTGGTTGTCTTCAGTCCTCAGGGTACTAAAGAAATAACTCAGTATTTAAGTGTTAAGGGCCATTTGTCAAATGCTAGAATACGAATTGCATCCATCGGACCCACTACCAAAAAGTATTTGGATGATAACAATATAGCTTCCGACGTAGTTAGCCCAAAACCGGATCCTAAATCATTATTAGATGCCATAGAATCATACAAACGCCAATAA
- the FSH3 gene encoding putative serine hydrolase — protein MHVNETCVQETSSSCCCISKLEGTINVNQIARMSDRKKVLMLHGFVQSDRIFSAKTGGLRKNLKKLGYDLCYPCAPHSIDKKALFQSEAEKGIDAAKEFSTSATSDEVYGWFFRKPDSFNSFEIDQKVFSYLHDYVLEHGPFDGIIGFSQGAGLGGYLVTDINRILNLTEEQQPALKFFISFSGFKLEDETYQESYNKPIQVPSLHVRGELDAVVGESRVLALYDAWPKNKKTLLIHPGAHFIPNSKPFVSQVCNWIQGTINKENQEQEDQPETEQKQFDKPQLDDDLLDMINSLGKL, from the coding sequence ATGCATGTAAACGAAACCTGTGTGCAAGAAACTAGTTCATCTTGCTGTTGCATATCTAAATTAGAGGGCACCATAAACGTCAACCAAATTGCCAGGATGAGTGACAGAAAGAAAGTTTTAATGCTGCATGGATTTGTTCAATCTGATAGGATATTTTCTGCCAAGACAGGAGGATTACGAAAAAACCTGAAAAAACTGGGTTATGATTTGTGCTATCCATGCGCCCCACACTCAATTGACAAAAAAGCACTCTTTCAATCAGAGGCTGAAAAAGGTATAGATGCGGCCAAGGAGTTCAGCACGTCAGCAACCAGTGATGAAGTATACGGATGGTTCTTTAGAAAACCagattctttcaattctttcGAAATTGATCAAAAGGTATTTAGCTACTTGCATGACTACGTACTAGAACATGGTCCATTCGACGGTATAATTGGGTTTAGTCAAGGTGCCGGCCTTGGTGGTTACCTAGTCACTGATATTAACAGAATTTTAAATCTTACCGAAGAACAGCAACCTgccttgaaattttttatctcCTTTAGTGGATTTAAGCTAGAAGATGAAACATACCAAGAAAGTTACAATAAGCCCATTCAAGTTCCCTCTTTACATGTAAGGGGGGAATTGGATGCGGTGGTTGGAGAATCTAGAGTGCTGGCGCTATACGATGCATGGcccaaaaataaaaagacGTTATTAATTCATCCTGGAGCCCATTTCATTCCAAACTCAAAACCTTTTGTGTCCCAAGTCTGTAATTGGATTCAAGGAACaatcaacaaagaaaatcaagagcaagaagaTCAACCGGAAACGGAACAGAAACAGTTTGACAAACCCCAGTTAGACGATGATTTGCTGGATATGATCAATTCGTTAGGCAAGTTGTAG
- the RFM1 gene encoding Rfm1p, with product MSTNKEIIRNNDLRGLIDDKRKLVNEIREFEKSIKPLEFESYQDYFLIKTFRRGISASGHVDIDSLRNKEYGIYYKKIKRSSTQDVGEPIPSNPSSSSSSTRSSSSIDMSDTEYSGENTSATADNNPSGRRRRTRSQVTQRENSVSIPLPSIREARIDHDDEEISAIDSSELPFPVPISEVENIDIGSDITERDSIRRRSSRISERDKRRSESRPDSDVDEEGDEEDTGEGETKIQDLYESLVPKILEPRRRSDWILPPRARYTPEKQMRTKPSFKSIKINELVGNKRIRSILSRFEGGVAGIRKRDWDSTQ from the coding sequence ATGAGTacaaataaagaaataataagGAATAATGACTTGCGAGGTTTGATTGACGATAAGAGGAAGTTAGTCAATGAAATAagagaatttgaaaaatctatcAAACCTTTAGAGTTTGAATCATACCAGGattattttcttattaAAACGTTTAGAAGAGGAATTTCTGCAAGTGGTCATGTAGATATTGATAGTTTgagaaacaaagaatatgGGATTTACTATAAAAAGATTAAGAGAAGCTCCACACAAGATGTTGGTGAACCTATCCCATCCAAcccttcctcttcatcctcttctACCAGATCAAGCTCGTCAATTGACATGAGTGATACAGAATATTCAGGTGAAAACACTTCTGCTACGGCTGACAATAATCCCAGTGGTAGAAGAAGACGCACCAGGTCACAAGTTACACAAAGGGAAAACAGTGTATCAATACCATTGCCCTCGATACGTGAAGCCAGGATAGATCATGACGATGAGGAAATTTCAGCGATAGATAGTAGCGAATTGCCATTTCCTGTTCCAATTTCAGAAGTTGAGAACATCGACATTGGTTCAGATATCACTGAGAGAGACAGCATCAGAAGAAGGTCATCTAGAATATCAGAAAGGGACAAAAGGCGTTCTGAGTCTAGGCCCGATTCAGACGTAGATGAAGAAGGCGACGAAGAAGACACGGGCGAAGGAGAGACTAAAATCCAAGACCTCTACGAAAGTCTGGTACCTAAAATTCTGGAGCCACGTAGGAGATCAGATTGGATTCTGCCCCCAAGGGCAAGATATACACCTGAGAAGCAAATGAGGACCAAACCGTCGTTTAAGAGTATAAAGATTAATGAGCTGGTTGGAAATAAAAGGATACGAAGTATATTATCTAGGTTCGAAGGTGGCGTCGCAGGTATACGGAAAAGAGATTGGGATTCAACCCAGTAA
- the MOD5 gene encoding tRNA dimethylallyltransferase has translation MLRATLKEYLTMSKKVIVIAGTTGVGKSQLSIQLAKKFNGEIINSDSMQVYKDIPIITNKHPISEREGIPHHVMNHVDWSEEYYSHRFESECIKAIEDIHKRGKIPIVVGGTHYYLQTLFNKKVETRFSERELTQEQLEILQSNDPDIVYSTLVECDPDIANKYHPNDYRRVQRMLEIYYKTGKKPSETFSEQKISLKYDTLFLWLYSRPEPLFQRLDDRVDVMLERGALQEIEQLHEYYKQNNFTPEQCENGVWQVIGFKEFLPWLTREPNDTTVNLADCIERMKTRTRQYAKRQVKWIKKMLIPDIKGDIYLLDATDLSQWDITASQRAIAISDDFVNNLPVKQERAPEALGELLSEGETTMKKLDDWTHFTCNICRNADGKNLVAIGEKYWNIHLRSRRHKSNLKRGARNADFEKWKVHKKEPAE, from the coding sequence ATGCTGCGAGCGACACttaaagaatatttaaCTATGTCTAAGAAAGTTATAGTCATTGCTGGTACCACGGGAGTGGGAAAATCTCAACTGTCTATACAACTAGCTAAAAAATTCAACGGTGAAATTATCAATTCAGATTCTATGCAGGTTTATAAAGATATCCCTATCATAACAAATAAGCATCCGATTTCAGAAAGAGAGGGTATTCCTCACCACGTAATGAACCATGTCGATTGGTCCGAAGAATACTACTCGCACCGTTTTGAAAGCGAATGCATCAAGGCCATTGAAGATATTCACAAAAGAGGCAAGATACCCATCGTGGTAGGAGGCACTCATTACTATTTACAGACCTTGTTCAACAAGAAGGTAGAAACGCGGTTTTCGGAACGTGAACTCACTCAGGAACAATTAGAGATTTTGCAATCTAATGACCCCGATATCGTTTATAGCACTCTTGTGGAATGCGATCCGGATATCGCCAACAAGTACCATCCTAATGACTATAGAAGAGTACAAAGGATGCTGGAAATTTACTATAAAACGGGCAAGAAGCCAAGTGAAACGTTTAGCGAACAAAAGATCTCCTTAAAATATGACACCTTATTTTTATGGTTATACAGTAGACCAGAACcacttttccaaagactAGACGATCGTGTGGACGTAATGCTTGAAAGAGGCGCCCTACAAGAAATCGAGCAATTGCACGAATATTACAAGCAAAATAATTTCACTCCGGAACAGTGCGAAAATGGTGTTTGGCAAGTCATCGGcttcaaagaatttttacCATGGTTAACAAGAGAACCTAATGATACCACTGTGAACTTAGCAGATTGTATAGAGCGAATGAAAACACGTACTCGTCAATATGCAAAAAGACAAGTGAAATGGATCAAGAAAATGCTTATACCCGATATCAAAGGTGATATTTACCTGCTGGATGCCACCGACCTCTCTCAATGGGACATCACCGCTTCCCAAAGGGCAATCGCCATTTCCGATGACTTTGTTAATAACTTGCCGGTAAAGCAAGAAAGAGCACCAGAAGCCCTAGGGGAGCTATTATCCGAGGGAGAAACTACAATGAAGAAGTTGGACGATTGGACCCATTTCACTTGCAACATATGTCGCAATGCGGACGGTAAGAATTTGGTAGCTATCGGTGAGAAATACTGGAATATACATTTGCGCAGCAGAAGACATAAAtctaatttgaaaagaggcGCACGTAACGCcgactttgaaaaatggaaagtACACAAGAAGGAACCTGCTGAATAA